One part of the Vicia villosa cultivar HV-30 ecotype Madison, WI linkage group LG6, Vvil1.0, whole genome shotgun sequence genome encodes these proteins:
- the LOC131613232 gene encoding uncharacterized protein LOC131613232, producing MASIFNILFLTLFLALAFQAYGQPCSLTDIEVKQTKTLGSEWNVTVTNPCICIQVQVKFYINTFKSSTPVDPTIVDPTIFSQDGLFLLGAPLYGFISVSFTYNSDIQFEFTPISSQVVCS from the exons ATGGCTTCTATTTTCAACATTCTTTTCCTCACTCTATTCCTTGCCCTAGCTTTCCAAG CTTATGGACAACCTTGTTCTTTGACTGACATTGAGGTTAAACAAACCAAAACATTAGGTTCAGAGTGGAATGTTACCGTGACCAACCCTTGTATTTGCATTCAAGTACAAGTGAAGTTCTATATCAATACATTTAAATCAAGCACACCTGTTGATCCCACAATAGTTGATCCCACAATATTTAGCCAAGATGGTCTTTTTCTTCTAGGAGCACCACTTTATGGATTTATATCTGTCTCCTTCACCTATAATTCTGATATTCAATTTGAATTTACACCAATTTCTTCCCAAGTTGTATGTTCTTAG